One part of the Engraulis encrasicolus isolate BLACKSEA-1 chromosome 17, IST_EnEncr_1.0, whole genome shotgun sequence genome encodes these proteins:
- the neurod2 gene encoding LOW QUALITY PROTEIN: neurogenic differentiation factor 2 (The sequence of the model RefSeq protein was modified relative to this genomic sequence to represent the inferred CDS: inserted 1 base in 1 codon), with product MAASSDVPAIWXWHPSWYGRNMLTRLFSEQQTAAMLPDALHTQHKFPSWADDSASDDSKTRDDEHCPRGDLEEDLKGDSSRAHSEMTGEEEEEEEEEEEEEDCVNGVDGEHRGPKRRGPKKRKMTPERVERSKVRREKANTRERTRMHDLNSALDNLRKVVPCYSKTQKLSKIETLKLAHNYIWALGEILRAGKKPDVVSYVQTLCKGLSQPTTNLVAGCLQLNARNFLTEQCPDGVGVGVGGGGARYPHHHPHHLSGHPAFSLHGFPYQCPPQGGTPPGGHVLRSSHHSYGSSYDAMYPTGASPDYSSPDYEGQHSPSSGGGGCVNGGYSHRQHDSVSPGAERGAGYHYSMHYAAGLTGSRGASAAYGPGARGGGGAGGGGGGGGPHSENIPPFHPDVHHAGHERGSSAYEELNAFFHT from the exons ATGGCTGCTTCCAGTGACGTGCCCGCCATAT CCTGGCACCCGAGCTGGTAC GGCCGAAACATGCTCACGCGGCTCTTCAGCGAGCAGCAGACGGCGGCCATGTTGCCAGACGCGCTACACACGCAGCACAAGTTCCCCAGCTGGGCCGACGACAGCGCCAGCGACGACTCCAAAACCCGCGACGACGAACACTGCCCCCGAGGAGACCTGGAGGAGGACCTGAAGGGAGACAGCAGCCGCGCCCACTCCGAGAtgactggggaggaggaggaagaggaggaggaggaagaggaggaggaggactgtgtGAACGGAGTGGACGGGGAGCATCGCGGGCCCAAGAGGCGCGGGccaaagaagaggaagatgactcCTGAACGAGTGGAGCGCTCCAAG GTGCGTCGGGAGAAGGCCAACACCCGGgagcgcacgcgcatgcacgacCTGAACTCTGCGCTGGACAACCTGCGCAAGGTGGTGCCCTGCTACTCCAAGACGCAGAAGCTCTCCAAGATCGAGACGCTCAAGCTGGCGCACAACTACATCTGGGCGCTGGGCGAGATCCTGCGCGCCGGCAAGAAGCCCGACGTGGTCTCCTACGTGCAGACGCTCTGCAAGGGCCTCTCGCAGCCCACCACTAACCTCGTAGCCGGGTGCCTGCAGCTGAACGCACGCAACTTCCTGACGGAGCAGTGCCCGGACGGGGTCGGGGTGGGGGTCGGAGGCGGAGGCGCTCgctacccccatcaccacccccaccacctgtcCGGTCACCCGGCCTTCTCTCTGCACGGCTTCCCTTACCAGTGCCCCCCGCAGGGTGGCACGCCGCCAGGTGGGCACGTGCTGCGAAGTAGCCACCACTCGTACGGTTCGTCTTACGATGCCATGTATCCAACGGGGGCGTCTCCGGACTACAGTAGCCCTGACTACGAGGGTCAGCACAGCCCTTCCTCGGGGGGAGGAGGGTGTGTCAATGGGGGCTACTCTCACAGACAGCATGACTCTGTGTCGCCCGGTGCGGAGCGCGGCGCCGGATACCACTACTCTATGCATTACGCGGCGGGGCTGACGGGGTCGCGAGGGGCCTCCGCCGCTTATGGCCCCGGAGcccgcggaggaggaggagcaggtggaggaggagggggaggagggccaCACTCTGAAAACATCCCGCCGTTTCATCCTGACGTCCATCACGCTGGCCATGAGCGAGGATCATCTGCCTATGAGGAGCTAAATGCCTTTTTCCACACCTAG